Proteins from a genomic interval of Staphylococcus debuckii:
- a CDS encoding aldo/keto reductase: MDYTRLGNSGLNVSRYALGTIPFAGSNGFENAGGMSEKEVAYFIDYALDQGINQFDTANLYSKGDSEIALGKGIRNHRDEMVISTKMGFPYNDNPNNVGASRLNIERSIDHSLKRLGTDYVDLYYVHTWDGQVPVEETIQTMNDLIRKGKIRYWGVSNYSGWNLAHTHTYATQNNMIPPIAQQIYYTPESREAEYELLPAGTELGVGNSIWSPLGEGLLTGKITRDKKGEPNTRQGDGWPEPYVKNHDLFYQLIDTVAEIAQRHNATIPQIVLAWLRDRPNVDSIVIAARNKEQLHDNIASYQLQLTADEMRAINDLTLPEPIYPLWHRAMNSADRASNAEQEYLRDYQEYMDRKDNLIQ, encoded by the coding sequence GTGGATTATACACGTTTAGGTAATTCTGGATTGAACGTTTCAAGATATGCATTAGGTACGATTCCTTTTGCTGGAAGTAATGGATTTGAAAATGCAGGTGGAATGAGTGAAAAAGAAGTCGCGTACTTTATTGATTATGCGTTAGACCAAGGCATCAACCAATTTGATACAGCCAATTTATATTCGAAAGGCGACTCTGAAATTGCGTTAGGTAAGGGCATTCGCAATCATCGCGATGAAATGGTGATTAGTACGAAAATGGGATTTCCTTATAATGACAATCCAAATAACGTAGGTGCTTCAAGACTGAATATTGAACGCTCTATCGATCATTCGTTAAAGAGACTCGGTACAGATTATGTAGATTTGTATTATGTGCATACGTGGGATGGCCAGGTTCCCGTAGAAGAAACAATACAAACGATGAACGACTTGATTCGAAAAGGCAAAATTCGTTATTGGGGCGTATCAAATTATAGTGGCTGGAATTTAGCACATACGCATACGTATGCGACGCAAAATAATATGATACCTCCGATTGCACAACAAATTTACTATACGCCAGAATCGCGTGAAGCGGAATATGAGTTGCTTCCGGCTGGTACAGAGTTAGGAGTCGGCAACAGTATTTGGTCGCCATTGGGAGAAGGATTGTTAACAGGCAAGATTACTCGGGATAAAAAGGGTGAACCGAATACTAGACAAGGTGACGGTTGGCCTGAGCCATATGTGAAAAATCATGATTTGTTCTATCAACTCATCGATACAGTAGCAGAAATTGCACAGCGTCATAATGCAACAATACCGCAAATTGTATTAGCTTGGTTGCGTGACAGACCGAATGTCGATTCTATCGTCATAGCTGCACGTAATAAAGAACAGCTGCACGACAATATCGCTTCTTATCAATTACAGTTAACTGCTGATGAGATGCGTGCCATCAATGACTTAACCTTACCTGAACCGATTTACCCGCTTTGGCATCGTGCAATGAACTCAGCGGATAGAGCTTCAAATGCTGAGCAGGAATATTTGAGAGATTATCAAGAATATATGGATCGCAAAGATAATTTGATACAATAG
- a CDS encoding DUF4064 domain-containing protein, translating into MIKRTAEHILTWIGVGLSAIGLLLIGLVLPFMSADSFIQGMQEGDGNITYEDATMTASLFQNVGIFVLILGLITLVIAIVGGVFINKKAKTAGILILIAGVISLLGNWVVAILWIIAGIMLLVKKPQRDTLTEDGYYNYDKANEVAKDRNDEDPYKY; encoded by the coding sequence ATGATTAAAAGAACAGCAGAACACATTTTAACATGGATTGGCGTGGGTCTATCAGCAATCGGCCTGTTATTAATCGGCTTGGTGTTACCCTTTATGAGTGCAGATTCATTCATTCAAGGTATGCAAGAAGGTGATGGTAACATCACTTATGAAGACGCTACTATGACAGCCTCATTATTCCAAAATGTAGGAATCTTTGTTTTAATTTTAGGTCTGATTACTTTGGTAATAGCTATTGTAGGTGGCGTATTTATCAATAAGAAAGCTAAAACAGCAGGTATTTTAATTTTAATCGCTGGCGTTATTTCCCTATTAGGAAACTGGGTTGTAGCGATTTTGTGGATTATCGCTGGTATTATGCTTCTAGTTAAGAAACCTCAAAGAGATACTTTAACTGAAGATGGCTATTATAATTATGATAAAGCTAATGAAGTCGCTAAAGATCGAAATGATGAAGATCCTTATAAATATTAA
- a CDS encoding SDR family NAD(P)-dependent oxidoreductase, with protein sequence MKGKTAIVTGSSHGIGATTAKLLGQRGANVIVNYFSSADAAEKVVEFIEENGGKAIAVKGDARCKEDIDNIVKEAVNTFGSIDIFVHNAGMQFPMKSFAEMEWEEFIHKTDDELQAAFFGTKAVIEHMKEQQYGKLVYISSGLSKRAAPNFLAHGVSKSSLNAFVKYIADEYADQGITANTVAPGMVETNATSGMPQEYKDKQASFVPMKRIAQPEDVAKAVAFYASDDSAYITGSYMPVSGGSEMI encoded by the coding sequence ATGAAGGGCAAAACAGCAATTGTTACAGGTTCAAGTCACGGTATCGGCGCCACTACAGCAAAGTTATTAGGTCAACGTGGTGCAAATGTAATCGTAAATTATTTCTCAAGTGCAGATGCTGCTGAAAAAGTAGTAGAATTTATTGAAGAAAACGGCGGCAAAGCTATTGCCGTTAAAGGCGATGCAAGATGCAAAGAAGATATTGATAACATTGTTAAGGAAGCCGTCAATACCTTCGGCAGTATTGATATATTCGTGCATAATGCAGGCATGCAGTTCCCAATGAAATCATTTGCAGAAATGGAATGGGAAGAATTTATTCATAAAACAGATGATGAATTACAAGCTGCTTTCTTTGGAACTAAAGCTGTAATTGAACATATGAAGGAACAACAATATGGTAAGTTAGTCTATATTTCAAGCGGGTTGAGCAAGCGCGCAGCTCCTAACTTCTTAGCCCACGGGGTGTCTAAAAGCAGTCTTAACGCTTTCGTTAAATACATTGCAGACGAATATGCTGATCAAGGTATTACAGCTAATACCGTAGCTCCGGGCATGGTTGAAACCAATGCGACTTCCGGCATGCCTCAGGAATACAAAGATAAACAAGCTTCTTTCGTGCCAATGAAACGTATTGCCCAACCAGAAGATGTAGCTAAAGCAGTAGCGTTTTACGCAAGTGACGACAGCGCTTATATTACAGGAAGTTATATGCCTGTTAGCGGCGGCAGCGAAATGATATAA